A genomic stretch from Achromobacter spanius includes:
- a CDS encoding thiolase C-terminal domain-containing protein codes for MSISGRTAIVGVYESARRDAPQVHPYQLQMECVLGALADAGLELADVDGLCVASGDWAEGGGVNSVTEFAEYAGLRPTWFNSTDVGGCSYIVHAGHAAAAIAAGLAQVVVISYAATPRWWPLTTPSFDPFVLPAGPGQYELPYGPTLISAYALYARRHMHLYGTTPDQLASVAVTFRSHASANPDARLRTPITVEDVLASPMIADPLHRLDCCVVTDGGGAVVMTSAERARDLRRKPVLLSGFGAATVRTQLSQIDTDLKTPAALSGPAAFAMANMKPSDIDVAQLYDAFTITPLLALEDLGFCQRGESGAFAEAGQLTLGGALPCNTDGGGLSSNHPGKRGIFALIEGARQLRGEGPGVQVPDARTALVHGLGGTFCAAATAILTV; via the coding sequence ATGAGCATTTCCGGTCGGACAGCCATCGTTGGCGTGTACGAATCTGCCCGGCGCGATGCGCCTCAGGTCCATCCGTATCAGCTCCAGATGGAATGCGTCCTGGGCGCGTTGGCGGACGCCGGGCTGGAACTGGCCGATGTCGACGGACTCTGCGTGGCATCGGGGGACTGGGCGGAAGGCGGCGGCGTGAACAGCGTTACCGAATTTGCCGAATACGCCGGATTGCGTCCCACCTGGTTCAACAGCACGGACGTCGGCGGGTGCTCTTACATCGTGCATGCCGGTCACGCCGCAGCGGCGATCGCGGCGGGCCTGGCTCAGGTCGTGGTGATCAGCTATGCGGCGACGCCGCGATGGTGGCCGCTCACCACCCCCTCGTTCGACCCCTTCGTCTTGCCCGCCGGACCGGGCCAGTATGAACTGCCCTATGGTCCGACGCTGATCTCCGCTTACGCGCTATATGCGCGCCGGCACATGCACCTTTACGGCACCACGCCAGACCAACTGGCAAGCGTGGCAGTCACTTTTCGGTCCCACGCCTCGGCCAATCCCGATGCCAGGCTGCGCACCCCGATTACCGTGGAAGACGTTCTGGCCTCCCCGATGATCGCCGACCCGCTGCATCGCCTGGACTGCTGCGTTGTGACCGATGGCGGCGGCGCGGTGGTGATGACCAGCGCCGAGCGCGCCCGCGATCTCCGGCGAAAGCCCGTCCTGCTGTCGGGATTTGGCGCCGCGACCGTGCGCACGCAGCTCAGTCAGATCGATACTGACCTGAAGACGCCCGCGGCGTTGTCCGGCCCAGCGGCGTTCGCCATGGCGAACATGAAGCCAAGCGACATCGACGTCGCGCAACTCTATGACGCGTTCACCATCACCCCTCTTCTCGCGCTGGAGGACCTGGGGTTCTGCCAGCGCGGCGAAAGCGGCGCCTTCGCCGAAGCCGGTCAGTTGACGCTGGGCGGCGCCCTGCCCTGCAACACGGATGGCGGGGGCCTTTCGTCGAATCATCCCGGCAAGCGCGGCATCTTCGCGCTGATTGAGGGCGCGCGCCAGCTTCGCGGTGAAGGGCCCGGCGTGCAGGTGCCGGATGCCCGGACCGCGCTCGTCCACGGCCTGGGGGGCACGTTCTGCGCCGCCGCGACCGCCATCCTGACCGTTTGA
- a CDS encoding Zn-ribbon domain-containing OB-fold protein produces the protein MFDISHAPVRDATSQPFWDAANEARLLIQQCPSTGVYQWYPRAHSVTAPKVAPRWVPACGRATLFSYTIIRRGGVQKAPYACVLVELEEGPLMLTRCLVLEGLRVGMPMQVKFASLGDGLSLPVFSPVES, from the coding sequence ATGTTCGACATCAGCCATGCTCCGGTACGCGATGCCACCAGCCAGCCGTTTTGGGACGCTGCCAATGAAGCGCGTCTCCTGATTCAGCAATGCCCTTCGACCGGCGTCTATCAGTGGTATCCCCGCGCGCACAGCGTCACGGCTCCGAAGGTTGCGCCTCGCTGGGTGCCCGCATGCGGCCGCGCCACGTTGTTCTCGTACACGATCATCCGTCGGGGCGGCGTTCAGAAGGCGCCGTACGCCTGCGTGCTGGTCGAGCTTGAAGAAGGTCCGCTCATGCTCACCCGTTGCCTCGTCCTGGAAGGCCTGCGCGTCGGCATGCCCATGCAGGTGAAGTTCGCCTCGCTGGGCGATGGCCTGAGTTTGCCCGTTTTTTCTCCCGTGGAGTCTTGA
- a CDS encoding MaoC/PaaZ C-terminal domain-containing protein produces MRVSVERITVGERYVSSRVTVTESHIVGFAGLTGDFNPLHMDEVAARENGFGRRIAHGMLGHSLSTGLRSPIDDWDIIAFMETRRRFTAPILAGDTVNYEAEVSEVRPSRSKPFDVVRVSIRLKNQDGVVVQEGEDVFAVANAEEN; encoded by the coding sequence GTGCGCGTATCCGTCGAACGCATCACAGTCGGGGAACGTTACGTTTCCTCTCGCGTCACCGTCACCGAAAGCCATATCGTGGGCTTTGCGGGATTGACCGGCGACTTCAATCCCTTGCACATGGACGAGGTTGCCGCCCGTGAGAACGGATTCGGCAGGCGCATCGCCCACGGCATGCTGGGACACTCGCTCAGCACCGGTCTGCGCTCGCCCATCGATGATTGGGACATCATCGCCTTCATGGAAACACGGCGCCGCTTTACCGCCCCGATCCTTGCCGGAGACACCGTGAATTACGAGGCCGAAGTGTCCGAGGTCCGCCCCAGCCGCAGCAAGCCGTTCGACGTGGTTCGGGTTTCCATTCGTTTGAAGAACCAGGACGGCGTCGTGGTGCAGGAAGGCGAAGACGTATTCGCGGTCGCCAACGCCGAGGAGAATTGA
- a CDS encoding SDR family oxidoreductase, with translation MQLQQRMAGKVALVTGGAGGIGLAVCRRLRDEGARIVVGDIGEGRVATAAAELGEDAIGIFLDVADRHSWGAAQRAIDAKGWDVDIVVNVAGIVRDRSLLKMSDAEWSAVIEVNLRGTWLGCQHAFLWMAERGWGRVVNVASTAIFGAYGQANYSAAKAGIVGLTRTAALEGAKRGILVNAVAPGIVETSILADVPEEVRAGWQAKMPLKRTARPEEIASVIAFLASDDASYMTGQTLVVDGGATTGDY, from the coding sequence ATGCAGTTACAGCAACGCATGGCAGGCAAGGTAGCTTTGGTCACGGGCGGCGCGGGCGGGATTGGACTGGCCGTATGCCGGCGGTTGCGCGACGAAGGCGCGCGTATCGTTGTCGGCGATATCGGTGAAGGGCGCGTCGCCACTGCAGCCGCCGAGCTGGGCGAAGACGCGATCGGCATTTTTCTCGATGTGGCAGATCGGCACAGTTGGGGCGCCGCACAGCGCGCGATCGACGCGAAAGGCTGGGACGTCGACATCGTCGTCAACGTGGCAGGCATCGTCCGCGACCGGTCGCTCCTCAAAATGTCGGACGCGGAATGGAGCGCCGTCATCGAAGTCAATCTGCGCGGCACCTGGCTGGGCTGCCAGCACGCGTTTCTCTGGATGGCGGAGCGCGGTTGGGGCAGAGTCGTCAACGTGGCCTCCACCGCGATCTTTGGCGCGTACGGTCAGGCCAACTACTCGGCTGCCAAGGCTGGCATCGTCGGCCTTACGCGGACGGCGGCGCTCGAAGGCGCCAAACGCGGCATTCTGGTCAACGCGGTGGCGCCGGGCATTGTCGAGACATCGATCCTGGCCGACGTCCCTGAGGAAGTCCGTGCAGGGTGGCAGGCGAAGATGCCGCTCAAACGCACCGCAAGGCCCGAGGAAATTGCGTCGGTCATTGCCTTTCTGGCGTCGGACGACGCCAGCTACATGACCGGCCAGACCCTGGTCGTCGACGGTGGCGCCACCACCGGCGATTACTGA
- a CDS encoding ABC transporter substrate-binding protein — MKHYTRREVLRLGMSATAMMAGSALLPVRAEDNPLYQAARKEGALNLYWGSYEQKTIEDIRDAFVKRYPGIQVNLLRQGSQTVYTRLRLELQNNAANCDSLGTTNLLHYTELKKINALMPYQPAGVEHLPQAFRALDTDNMFHVGAISLTSINFQPQKVATPPDNWQALLDEAWRGKITVGSPASSGDVAHWALAMRHKYGDEFFKKFAAQKPKVGQSNVDTVTDILAGERVVGAAAPFSYSLTQKAAGQPVDVKVPTDDAILNLGLTAIPVKAPHPNAAKLFTDFLYTTEVSQILSRNFWPTLRADVPWADGRSLENIKWYRNPTDDLARRVNDTIALWRSTVG, encoded by the coding sequence ATGAAGCACTACACGCGCAGAGAAGTGTTGCGGCTCGGGATGTCCGCAACGGCAATGATGGCGGGCAGCGCGCTGCTGCCCGTTCGCGCCGAGGACAATCCGCTGTACCAGGCCGCCCGCAAGGAAGGCGCCCTGAACCTGTACTGGGGATCGTACGAACAGAAGACAATCGAAGACATCCGCGACGCCTTCGTCAAACGATATCCGGGCATCCAGGTGAATCTGCTCCGGCAAGGCTCGCAGACCGTCTACACGCGTCTCAGGCTCGAGCTGCAGAACAACGCCGCCAATTGCGACTCGCTCGGCACCACAAATCTGCTTCACTACACCGAACTCAAAAAGATCAATGCCCTGATGCCCTACCAGCCCGCGGGTGTGGAGCATCTGCCACAAGCCTTCCGCGCACTGGATACGGACAACATGTTTCACGTGGGCGCAATCAGCCTGACGTCGATCAACTTTCAGCCGCAGAAGGTGGCTACCCCGCCGGATAACTGGCAGGCGCTACTGGATGAAGCGTGGCGCGGCAAGATTACCGTGGGCAGTCCGGCTTCGTCGGGCGACGTGGCGCATTGGGCGCTGGCGATGCGTCACAAGTATGGCGACGAGTTCTTCAAGAAGTTCGCCGCGCAGAAGCCCAAGGTGGGCCAGTCCAACGTGGACACGGTGACCGACATCCTGGCAGGCGAGCGCGTGGTGGGCGCCGCCGCGCCGTTCAGCTACTCGCTGACGCAAAAGGCCGCCGGGCAGCCCGTCGATGTCAAGGTGCCGACTGACGACGCGATCCTGAACCTGGGCCTGACCGCGATTCCGGTCAAGGCGCCGCACCCGAACGCCGCCAAACTGTTCACGGATTTCCTGTACACGACCGAGGTCTCGCAGATTCTTTCGCGCAACTTCTGGCCGACCTTGCGCGCGGATGTCCCTTGGGCGGATGGCCGCAGCCTCGAGAACATCAAGTGGTACCGCAATCCGACGGATGATCTGGCCCGCCGGGTCAATGACACGATCGCCTTGTGGCGCTCGACCGTAGGCTGA
- a CDS encoding ABC transporter permease, whose translation MSMVLTGRPAQAARISHRFNPAALVALLVTVALALLVLQPVGWIVLNGWRDDLTGDWSIVNYARIFSSPGLIEPMLNSLILAGSTAILATLLGVPMAWLVARTDMPGRGAVRVLVLAAFITPSFIGALGWILLAAPNSGWLNQWLRPLLGGESPLNIYSMWGAVFVCAVYTVPFTFTIAATALDEMAVELEDASAMLGGGILRTMRTITLPLVMPAIVVGFILSFIQGMTLFGVPAFLLTPARVPVVTTKLAEFYQTFPPELNLAAAYCMPMLLMTGALFYLRKRILGRRQYVMIGGKARGSRLVGLGKWRWPALAAAMIVPLVTVFLPYAALALVSLSKAWGQGPSWDNLTLHWYRWAVLDNPQTQSAIVNSLSYATVAATFCLLLGVVVAYMVERRLFRGASLLGATATLPIIIPGIVLSVGYFSAFTQPIYGLYGSGALLVLAFIATFLPIAYSHGGSIIKTISPDLERASRILGAGEVRTFSSITLPLMKPGLVSGWMLIFIPVMRELSVAVFLITPQTNVMTTLIYNYKDGGNYEAVCATSIVLLVGTMFIVLLGRVLSNLARRRRAAPVSLGVGS comes from the coding sequence ATGTCTATGGTACTTACCGGGAGGCCTGCACAGGCCGCCCGGATTTCGCACCGCTTCAATCCTGCGGCGCTTGTGGCGCTGCTCGTGACTGTTGCGCTGGCGCTGCTGGTGTTGCAGCCGGTTGGATGGATCGTTCTAAATGGATGGCGCGACGACCTCACAGGCGATTGGTCGATCGTCAACTATGCGCGCATCTTCAGCTCGCCCGGCTTGATCGAGCCGATGCTCAACTCGCTGATCCTGGCCGGCAGCACAGCGATCCTGGCCACGCTGCTGGGCGTACCGATGGCCTGGCTGGTCGCGCGTACCGACATGCCGGGACGTGGGGCGGTGCGCGTGCTGGTGCTTGCGGCGTTCATCACGCCATCGTTCATTGGCGCCCTGGGCTGGATCCTGCTGGCCGCGCCCAATTCGGGCTGGCTGAATCAATGGCTGCGGCCGTTGCTCGGCGGGGAGTCGCCGCTCAACATCTATTCCATGTGGGGAGCGGTGTTCGTGTGCGCCGTCTATACGGTTCCCTTCACGTTCACCATTGCGGCCACTGCGCTCGACGAAATGGCGGTCGAGCTTGAGGACGCCTCGGCCATGCTGGGCGGTGGCATCCTGCGCACCATGCGAACCATCACGCTGCCCCTGGTCATGCCGGCCATCGTGGTTGGGTTCATCCTGTCGTTCATCCAGGGCATGACGTTGTTCGGGGTGCCGGCGTTTCTACTGACGCCGGCTCGCGTGCCGGTGGTGACGACCAAGCTGGCGGAGTTCTATCAGACCTTTCCGCCCGAACTGAACCTGGCCGCGGCCTATTGCATGCCGATGCTGCTGATGACCGGCGCCTTGTTCTACCTGCGCAAACGCATTCTCGGACGCCGGCAGTACGTCATGATCGGTGGCAAGGCACGTGGATCGCGCCTGGTCGGCCTGGGCAAATGGCGGTGGCCGGCACTGGCTGCGGCAATGATCGTTCCCTTGGTGACGGTGTTCCTGCCCTACGCCGCGCTGGCGCTGGTGTCGCTCAGCAAGGCCTGGGGCCAGGGGCCATCGTGGGACAACCTGACGCTGCACTGGTATCGCTGGGCGGTGCTGGACAATCCCCAGACGCAATCAGCCATCGTCAATTCCCTGAGCTACGCCACGGTGGCGGCGACGTTCTGCCTGCTGCTCGGCGTCGTGGTGGCGTACATGGTCGAACGCCGACTCTTCCGTGGCGCATCGTTGCTGGGCGCCACGGCAACGCTGCCCATCATCATTCCAGGCATCGTATTGTCGGTGGGCTATTTTTCCGCCTTCACGCAACCCATCTATGGGTTGTACGGCAGCGGCGCCCTGCTTGTGCTCGCATTCATCGCGACCTTCCTTCCCATCGCGTACTCGCATGGCGGCTCGATCATTAAGACCATCAGCCCCGATCTGGAAAGAGCCTCGCGCATTCTGGGCGCCGGCGAGGTCCGGACCTTCAGCAGCATCACGCTGCCGCTGATGAAGCCCGGGCTGGTGTCGGGCTGGATGCTGATCTTCATTCCGGTCATGCGCGAGCTGTCGGTGGCGGTGTTTCTCATCACCCCGCAGACCAACGTCATGACCACGCTCATCTACAACTACAAGGACGGCGGCAACTACGAAGCCGTGTGCGCCACCAGCATCGTATTGCTGGTGGGCACGATGTTCATCGTCCTGCTGGGCAGGGTACTGTCGAATCTGGCACGCCGCCGTCGTGCCGCACCTGTTTCTCTCGGAGTCGGCTCGTGA
- a CDS encoding ABC transporter ATP-binding protein yields MKAIRIQGLTKNYGAHQVLRGIDLELAQGELLALLGPSGCGKSTTLQMLAGFDQPTNGSIWIGERQVSGKGVMIPPERRNISLVFQNYAVWPHKTVFENVAFGLQVRKVSGAELEARVKKALDTVRLTALAHRYPSELSGGQQQRVALARALVVEPGILLLDEPLSNLDAHLREEMRHEIRQVHDMLGLTTVYVTHDQGEALVTADKIAVMQGGQVQQFDSPVNVFTRPANTFVASFIGNNNELRGTLSAPGTLQCGDITLHGEDRSGARAGGDACLCIRPSAVRLGRHEHANQLSGTVTRVAYLGEYRDVLIEVRPGLTVRAFVDPTTNIEMGQRTDVSLPISHCQLLSVSTT; encoded by the coding sequence GTGAAGGCTATTCGAATTCAAGGACTTACCAAGAACTACGGCGCGCATCAGGTGCTGCGCGGCATCGACCTGGAGTTGGCCCAGGGCGAACTGCTCGCATTGCTGGGGCCCTCGGGCTGCGGCAAGTCGACCACATTGCAGATGCTGGCGGGCTTCGACCAACCCACCAATGGCTCGATCTGGATCGGCGAACGCCAGGTGTCAGGCAAAGGCGTCATGATTCCGCCCGAGCGCCGCAACATCTCTCTGGTGTTCCAGAACTACGCCGTGTGGCCGCACAAGACCGTGTTCGAGAACGTCGCCTTTGGCCTGCAGGTGCGCAAGGTCTCCGGTGCCGAGCTGGAGGCGCGCGTCAAGAAGGCGCTGGACACCGTCCGGCTCACGGCGCTGGCGCACCGCTATCCTTCCGAGCTTTCCGGCGGGCAGCAGCAGCGCGTGGCGCTCGCTCGGGCGTTGGTCGTCGAGCCGGGCATCCTGCTGCTCGACGAGCCCTTGTCCAATCTGGATGCGCACTTGCGCGAGGAAATGCGCCATGAAATCCGTCAGGTGCATGACATGTTGGGCCTGACGACCGTGTACGTCACCCACGACCAGGGCGAGGCGCTAGTGACGGCGGACAAGATCGCCGTTATGCAGGGCGGGCAGGTCCAGCAGTTCGACAGCCCGGTCAACGTGTTCACTAGGCCCGCAAACACCTTCGTGGCGTCATTCATCGGCAACAACAACGAACTGCGCGGCACGCTGTCTGCGCCTGGCACGCTTCAATGCGGGGATATCACGCTGCACGGCGAAGATCGGAGCGGAGCCCGCGCCGGCGGCGACGCATGCCTTTGCATCCGTCCGTCCGCCGTGCGCTTGGGACGGCACGAGCACGCGAACCAACTGTCCGGCACGGTAACGCGCGTCGCCTATCTTGGCGAGTACCGAGACGTGCTGATCGAAGTGCGCCCTGGCCTGACGGTTCGTGCATTTGTCGACCCGACCACAAATATCGAAATGGGCCAGCGGACCGACGTGAGCCTGCCGATTTCGCACTGCCAGCTTTTGAGCGTTTCCACGACCTAG
- a CDS encoding enoyl-CoA hydratase, producing the protein MLTVQHSHIRNELMNGVLWIMFDRPSARNAMTMDMEHQILSLCQRAADDEAVKAVIFSGAPAERPAFMAGADFGELESATTPEEFVALERSSETLLEAIEGLRKPTVAAIAGACVGQGALLAMSCDIRLASNSLKFGFPIARTVGNCLSARNYARLTENLGVARVRDMVFSASLLSANDLREAGTIREVVEEDRLHSRAQEIAEQVQTLAPLTLWATKTSLLRLRDASLQGIEDEDLLSACYMSADFQEGVRAFMEKRSPIWQGR; encoded by the coding sequence ATGTTGACTGTCCAGCATTCCCACATTCGCAACGAGCTGATGAACGGCGTGTTGTGGATCATGTTCGACCGCCCTTCGGCGCGCAATGCCATGACAATGGACATGGAACATCAAATCCTCTCTCTGTGCCAGCGCGCGGCCGATGATGAAGCCGTCAAGGCGGTGATTTTCAGCGGCGCGCCGGCGGAAAGGCCCGCCTTCATGGCCGGCGCGGACTTCGGCGAACTCGAATCCGCCACCACGCCGGAAGAGTTCGTGGCGCTGGAGCGCAGCAGCGAGACGCTGCTCGAGGCCATCGAGGGCCTGCGCAAGCCTACCGTCGCCGCCATCGCGGGCGCCTGCGTGGGTCAAGGCGCGTTGCTTGCCATGAGCTGCGACATTCGGCTTGCCAGCAACTCGCTGAAATTCGGATTTCCAATCGCGCGCACCGTGGGCAATTGCCTGAGCGCGAGGAACTACGCCCGCCTCACGGAGAATCTTGGCGTGGCGCGTGTCCGCGACATGGTGTTTTCAGCCAGCCTGCTAAGTGCGAACGATCTGCGCGAAGCCGGCACGATCCGCGAAGTCGTCGAAGAAGACCGACTGCATTCCCGTGCGCAGGAAATTGCGGAACAGGTGCAGACCCTCGCACCGCTGACGCTTTGGGCCACCAAGACCTCGCTACTTCGCTTGCGCGATGCCTCGCTGCAAGGTATCGAGGACGAGGACCTCTTGTCCGCCTGCTACATGTCGGCGGATTTCCAGGAGGGCGTTCGCGCATTCATGGAGAAGCGGAGTCCCATCTGGCAAGGCAGATAG
- a CDS encoding CaiB/BaiF CoA transferase family protein, which produces MNAQIAQDKPLQGLKVLDITHMLAGPYCTWMLGLMGADVIKVERPGEGDFARAIAPFRDEESLYFMSVNRNKRSITLNLKTEEGKQILRDLIVQSDILVENNRAGVMDRLGLGYQDACAINPRLIYASISGYGQTGPYRHKPAFDVIAQAVSGMMSITGQEGGPPARVGVSIGDIASGLFAAVAVLAAVEGRHKSGEGAFVDVSMMDCQLALMENAVSRYLNAGEVPVRLGSRHPLIAPFQSFNTADQPIAICVDTEPQWHRFCHALGVEALLDDPRFADGPMRAARHAELEPLLNAVFSQGRRDDFLERLEAADVPCSPINSIPEVTQDPQVAHRQVLVEVPEASGIKYVGAPFHYNGGPVSGETAPPALGAHSEEILAELGLDNVRIAELRRNGVL; this is translated from the coding sequence ATGAATGCACAGATTGCACAAGACAAGCCTCTGCAAGGGCTGAAGGTCCTCGATATCACCCATATGCTGGCCGGGCCTTACTGCACGTGGATGCTCGGGCTGATGGGCGCCGATGTCATCAAGGTGGAGCGACCCGGAGAAGGTGATTTTGCCCGGGCCATTGCGCCGTTCCGGGACGAGGAAAGCCTGTACTTCATGAGCGTGAACCGCAACAAGCGCAGCATCACGCTCAATCTCAAGACGGAAGAAGGCAAGCAGATTCTTCGCGACTTGATCGTGCAGAGCGACATCCTCGTGGAGAATAATCGCGCCGGCGTCATGGACCGGCTGGGTCTGGGATATCAGGACGCCTGCGCGATCAATCCGCGGCTGATCTACGCGTCGATCTCCGGCTATGGCCAGACCGGACCGTACCGGCACAAGCCGGCATTCGACGTGATCGCACAAGCGGTGTCCGGCATGATGAGCATCACGGGTCAGGAGGGTGGCCCTCCCGCTCGCGTCGGCGTGTCCATCGGCGACATCGCGTCCGGACTGTTCGCCGCCGTCGCGGTGCTTGCCGCCGTCGAGGGCCGCCACAAAAGCGGCGAAGGCGCGTTCGTCGACGTGTCCATGATGGATTGCCAACTGGCGCTGATGGAGAACGCGGTTTCGCGGTATCTGAATGCTGGCGAAGTCCCTGTCCGCCTAGGCAGCCGTCATCCGTTGATCGCGCCCTTCCAGTCCTTCAACACGGCCGATCAGCCCATTGCCATTTGCGTGGATACCGAGCCCCAATGGCACCGCTTCTGTCACGCGTTGGGGGTGGAAGCGCTACTGGACGATCCGCGCTTTGCAGATGGTCCGATGCGCGCGGCGCGGCACGCGGAATTGGAGCCACTGCTCAACGCCGTTTTCTCCCAAGGGCGGCGGGATGATTTTCTTGAACGCCTTGAAGCGGCCGATGTGCCCTGCAGTCCCATCAACAGCATTCCCGAGGTTACGCAAGATCCCCAGGTCGCACATCGGCAGGTGCTGGTAGAGGTTCCGGAGGCGTCGGGCATCAAATATGTGGGAGCGCCCTTTCATTACAACGGCGGGCCGGTGTCGGGCGAAACCGCCCCACCCGCCCTCGGCGCGCACAGTGAAGAGATTTTGGCTGAACTCGGCCTGGACAATGTGCGGATAGCCGAGCTGCGGCGGAATGGTGTTCTATAG
- the groES gene encoding co-chaperone GroES, which translates to MALRPLGDRVIVKRLENERKTASGIVIPDSAAEKPDQGEVVAVGPGKKTEDGKILPVDLKAGDKVLFGKYAGQSVKVDGEELLVIREDEILAVVQ; encoded by the coding sequence ATGGCCTTGCGTCCCCTGGGCGATCGCGTGATCGTCAAACGCCTCGAAAACGAGCGCAAGACTGCCTCGGGCATCGTCATCCCCGACAGCGCCGCAGAAAAGCCTGATCAAGGCGAAGTCGTGGCCGTCGGCCCCGGCAAGAAGACCGAAGACGGCAAGATCCTGCCGGTTGACCTGAAGGCTGGCGACAAGGTTCTGTTCGGCAAGTATGCCGGCCAGTCCGTGAAGGTTGATGGCGAAGAATTGCTCGTCATCCGCGAGGACGAAATCCTCGCCGTGGTTCAGTAA